A stretch of the Apteryx mantelli isolate bAptMan1 chromosome 3, bAptMan1.hap1, whole genome shotgun sequence genome encodes the following:
- the ENPP4 gene encoding bis(5'-adenosyl)-triphosphatase ENPP4 isoform X1, translated as MNLMLTLFFSGIVACCGNSTGNPLSRLLLVSFDGFRADYLKTYKLPHLQEFIEDGVLVRQVTNTFITKTFPNHYSIVTGLYEESHGIVANDMYDADARKTFSQFNDSDPFWWNEAVPIWVTNQQGNRTSAAAMWPGTDVKIHNTTPHFFMKYNFSVTFEERVEKIVMWLNNSNPPVSFATLYWEEPDVSGHKYGPDDTENMRKVLEQVDNHIGFLTNKLKALGLWDTINVIITSDHGMAPCSAQKLIILDGCIGRNNYTLIDKSPVAAVLPRQNKTYVYNLLKSCNDHMKVYLKEEIPDRFHYRHNKRIQPIILVADEGWTIVQNESLSKLGDHGYDNALPSMHPFLAARGPAFRRGYKQSTMNNVDIYPMMCHILGLTPQPHNGTFSNAKCLLVDQWCINLLEVIGIVIGALTVLTAFTCLIVMSKSRIPSLRPFSRLQLQDDDDDDPLIG; from the exons ATGAATTTGATgttaacattatttttttctggaatagtTGCCTGTTGTGGTAACTCTACTGGTAATCCACTATCCAGGTTACTCCTAGTGTCCTTTGATGGCTTCAGGGCTGATTACTTGAAAACCTATAAACTTCCCCATCTCCAGGAGTTCATTGAGGACGGCGTGCTTGTCAGACAGGTTACAAATACTTTTATCACAAAGACTTTTCCAAACCATTATAGCATAGTGACAGGCTTGTATGAAGAAAGCCATGGCATTGTGGCTAATGACATGTACGATGCAGATGCCCGAAAAACATTCTCACAGTTCAATGATTCAGATCCCTTCTGGTGGAATGAGGCAGTTCCAATTTGGGTAACAAATCAGCAGGGAAACAGAACAAGTGCTGCTGCCATGTGGCCTGGTACTGATGTGAAAATTCACAATACAACCCCTCACTTCTTTATGAAGTATAATTTCTCAGTAACATTTGAGGAGAGAGTGGAGAAAATTGTTATGTGGCTGAACAACTCCAACCCACCGGTCAGTTTTGCTACGTTATACTGGGAAGAACCAGATGTAAGCGGGCATAAATATGGACCAGATGATACTGAGAACATGCGCAAAGTATTAGAACAAGTGGATAATCATATTGGTTTCCTTACTAATAAATTGAAGGCATTAGGTTTGTGGGACACTATTAACGTCATAATAACAAGCGATCATGGAATGGCCCCATGTTCTGCACAGAAGCTGATTATACTGGATGGCTGCATTGGTCGCAATAACTATACTCTCATAGACAAGAGTCCAGTTGCTGCAGTGCTGCCAAGACAGA ACAAAACATATGTATATAACTTACTGAAAAGCTGCAATGATCACATGAAAGTGTATCTCAAAGAAGAAATTCCTGACAGATTTCATTACCGTCATAATAAAAGAATTCAACCCATAATTCTGGTTGCAGATGAAGGCTGGACAATTGTGCAAAATGAGTCACTTTCAAAAT TAGGTGACCACGGCTATGACAACGCTCTCCCAAGCATGCATCCGTTCCTGGCTGCTCGCGGGCCTGCTTTCCGTCGAGGTTACAAGCAGAGCACGATGAACAACGTAGATATTTACCCGATGATGTGCCACATCCTGGGACTGACGCCTCAGCCCCACAATGGAACTTTCAGTAATGCTAAGTGCTTGCTGGTTGACCAGTGGTGCATAAATCTTCTGGAGGTGATTGGTATAGTTATCGGGGCCCTTACAGTGTTGACTGCTTTCACCTGCCTTATAGTAATGTCGAAGAGTAGAATACCTTCTCTGCGTCCGTTCTCCCGACTTCAGTTACAAGACGATGACGATGATGATCCTTTAATCGGATAG
- the ENPP4 gene encoding bis(5'-adenosyl)-triphosphatase ENPP4 isoform X2, which translates to MNLMLTLFFSGIVACCGNSTGNPLSRLLLVSFDGFRADYLKTYKLPHLQEFIEDGVLVRQVTNTFITKTFPNHYSIVTGLYEESHGIVANDMYDADARKTFSQFNDSDPFWWNEAVPIWVTNQQGNRTSAAAMWPGTDVKIHNTTPHFFMKYNFSVTFEERVEKIVMWLNNSNPPVSFATLYWEEPDVSGHKYGPDDTENMRKVLEQVDNHIGFLTNKLKALGLWDTINVIITSDHGMAPCSAQKLIILDGCIGRNNYTLIDKSPVAAVLPRQNKTYVYNLLKSCNDHMKVYLKEEIPDRFHYRHNKRIQPIILVADEGWTIVQNESLSKCDHGYDNALPSMHPFLAARGPAFRRGYKQSTMNNVDIYPMMCHILGLTPQPHNGTFSNAKCLLVDQWCINLLEVIGIVIGALTVLTAFTCLIVMSKSRIPSLRPFSRLQLQDDDDDDPLIG; encoded by the exons ATGAATTTGATgttaacattatttttttctggaatagtTGCCTGTTGTGGTAACTCTACTGGTAATCCACTATCCAGGTTACTCCTAGTGTCCTTTGATGGCTTCAGGGCTGATTACTTGAAAACCTATAAACTTCCCCATCTCCAGGAGTTCATTGAGGACGGCGTGCTTGTCAGACAGGTTACAAATACTTTTATCACAAAGACTTTTCCAAACCATTATAGCATAGTGACAGGCTTGTATGAAGAAAGCCATGGCATTGTGGCTAATGACATGTACGATGCAGATGCCCGAAAAACATTCTCACAGTTCAATGATTCAGATCCCTTCTGGTGGAATGAGGCAGTTCCAATTTGGGTAACAAATCAGCAGGGAAACAGAACAAGTGCTGCTGCCATGTGGCCTGGTACTGATGTGAAAATTCACAATACAACCCCTCACTTCTTTATGAAGTATAATTTCTCAGTAACATTTGAGGAGAGAGTGGAGAAAATTGTTATGTGGCTGAACAACTCCAACCCACCGGTCAGTTTTGCTACGTTATACTGGGAAGAACCAGATGTAAGCGGGCATAAATATGGACCAGATGATACTGAGAACATGCGCAAAGTATTAGAACAAGTGGATAATCATATTGGTTTCCTTACTAATAAATTGAAGGCATTAGGTTTGTGGGACACTATTAACGTCATAATAACAAGCGATCATGGAATGGCCCCATGTTCTGCACAGAAGCTGATTATACTGGATGGCTGCATTGGTCGCAATAACTATACTCTCATAGACAAGAGTCCAGTTGCTGCAGTGCTGCCAAGACAGA ACAAAACATATGTATATAACTTACTGAAAAGCTGCAATGATCACATGAAAGTGTATCTCAAAGAAGAAATTCCTGACAGATTTCATTACCGTCATAATAAAAGAATTCAACCCATAATTCTGGTTGCAGATGAAGGCTGGACAATTGTGCAAAATGAGTCACTTTCAAAAT GTGACCACGGCTATGACAACGCTCTCCCAAGCATGCATCCGTTCCTGGCTGCTCGCGGGCCTGCTTTCCGTCGAGGTTACAAGCAGAGCACGATGAACAACGTAGATATTTACCCGATGATGTGCCACATCCTGGGACTGACGCCTCAGCCCCACAATGGAACTTTCAGTAATGCTAAGTGCTTGCTGGTTGACCAGTGGTGCATAAATCTTCTGGAGGTGATTGGTATAGTTATCGGGGCCCTTACAGTGTTGACTGCTTTCACCTGCCTTATAGTAATGTCGAAGAGTAGAATACCTTCTCTGCGTCCGTTCTCCCGACTTCAGTTACAAGACGATGACGATGATGATCCTTTAATCGGATAG